A single region of the Deinococcus malanensis genome encodes:
- a CDS encoding aldo/keto reductase, whose product MSAHPYVSASDRYDTMTYQRSGRSGLLLPAISLGLWHNFGAADQLENARAILHRAFSLGITHFDLANNYGPPPGSAEETFAQVLSRDLRPYRDELIISTKAGYDMWAGPYGNWGSRKYLVASLDQSLRRLGTDYVDLFYHHRPDPETPLEETMGALDFIVRSGRALYVGISNYGPDQTREAARILRGLGTPCVIHQPSYSMLNRRVETGLLAALHEEGIGSVVFSPLQQGLLTDRYLRGIPADSRAASDGRFLRPEHVTDEVLQRTRQLNVLAAERGQTLAQMAIAWVLRRPEVTSALIGASRPQQVEDGVQALKNRQFGDEELARIDDILNA is encoded by the coding sequence ATGTCCGCACACCCTTATGTTTCTGCTTCCGACCGCTATGACACGATGACTTACCAGAGAAGCGGGCGCAGTGGCTTGTTGCTTCCTGCCATTTCGCTGGGGCTGTGGCATAACTTCGGAGCGGCCGATCAGCTGGAAAATGCGCGGGCCATTCTGCACCGCGCTTTTAGCCTGGGGATCACGCATTTTGACCTCGCCAACAACTACGGGCCGCCTCCCGGCTCGGCAGAGGAAACCTTCGCTCAGGTGTTGTCCCGTGACCTGCGTCCCTACCGCGACGAGCTGATCATCTCCACCAAAGCGGGCTACGACATGTGGGCGGGACCGTACGGCAACTGGGGCTCGCGTAAGTATCTGGTCGCCAGCCTGGATCAGAGCCTGAGGCGCCTGGGCACGGACTACGTGGATCTCTTCTACCACCACCGGCCGGACCCGGAGACCCCGCTGGAGGAAACGATGGGCGCGCTGGATTTTATCGTCCGCAGCGGACGGGCCCTCTATGTCGGAATCAGCAATTACGGACCGGATCAGACCCGTGAGGCCGCGCGTATCCTGCGCGGACTGGGAACACCATGCGTGATTCATCAGCCGAGTTACAGCATGCTCAACCGCAGGGTGGAAACCGGGCTCCTGGCGGCGCTGCACGAAGAAGGAATCGGTAGCGTCGTGTTCAGCCCCCTGCAACAGGGACTGCTGACCGACAGATATCTCCGGGGAATTCCTGCGGACTCCAGGGCCGCGTCAGATGGAAGGTTTCTGCGTCCCGAGCACGTCACAGACGAAGTCCTGCAACGAACGCGCCAACTCAACGTTCTGGCAGCGGAGCGCGGTCAGACGCTGGCGCAGATGGCGATCGCGTGGGTGCTGCGGCGGCCGGAAGTAACATCGGCACTGATCGGTGCGAGCCGCCCGCAACAGGTCGAAGATGGCGTGCAGGCGCTGAAGAATCGTCAGTTCGGCGACGAGGAACTGGCACGAATCGACGACATCCTGAACGCCTGA